Genomic segment of Alistipes sp. ZOR0009:
TGCTAATTCGAGTACTGTCGGAACGAACTCCTGCAGAAATTTTAAGCGCCGAGTTAACTTTTATAGATAAAATTGGTTTAAGAGAAAACCTTTCGCCCACCCGTGCAAATGGGCTGCTAGCCATGATTAAGCAAATGAAGCTATACGCATTGGCCTACCAAGCAAAAGGCGAATAAATTTGATGACTAAAATGGACGCAAACCGCATACTTGAGGTTGAACGAGAAATCGTAGAGTTGCTAAAAACAGTTTTCGATCCCGAAATTCCTGTAAATGTTTACGATCTTGGCCTCATATACGAAATAGATGTGGAAGCCGATGGCTATACCACCGTGCGCATGACGCTCACCGCACCAAACTGTCCGATGGCAGAGGCAGTAATTCAAGATGTTAACGATAAGGTTCGAATGGCCTCAGGCGTTAGTGACGTTACCGTCATACTAACCTTTGATCCACCTTGGGATAAGAGCATGATGTCGGAGGAAGCAATGCTTGAGTTAGGCTTGCTATAAAATAAAAAGGAGTGCAACACTCCTTTTTCTATTTTTTCAGAACCATCTCAAGGACAGCAGGATCTCCATCGTTTGGAGCCGGCAAAATATTTAAAATACGGCTTACAATATTGTAAACATTCAAATTTTCAAATGATTGAGTTTGTATTCCTTTTCTAAACATTGGCCCCTCTGCATAAAATATACCGTGCATGGCCTTATACTCAGGATCGTAACCATGAGTCCCCATATTATATCCCGACGCACCTACCCGCCTTTTCCAAGTTACGCTCCACAAGCTATCTGCAACAACCGTAAAGTCTAAGGTTCTGGGATTCTTCCCGTAGTTCAATCTTGCTGGAATTTCCTTGTTTTTCCAGACTTTAATATGCTCCATTCTCGTAAGCGCAGAAAATACAGAGTCATAATATTGTGATTTGGCAGATAAATTCATCGCAGGATTATCCGCTTGTACCTCATCAACCCATTCGCTCTTCACGCCTGAAGAAAGTTCTACCTCCATATCGTGGGATATGGGAGCCATCCCATGATCAGATACTATAATCAAATTAATCTTCTCGCCTATTGGCAACGCCTTTAATTTCATTCGTAACACCCCCATAAGGCTATCAAGCTGCTCTACCTGCCGCTTAGTTTGGTTAGAAATGGGGCCAAACTTATGGCTTATAGCATCTGGCTCCTGAAAGTAGAGAAGAACCAAATGCGGTCTATTCTTTTCAGGTAGCCTTAGCCAGCTAACAACGCTGTCTATTCGTGCTGAAAAAGGGACATTGGCATCATACATCTTCCAAATTGAAGGACGGCGTCCATTTATTGAAATTTCGCTCCCAACCCAGAAAAAAGAGGCAGCCTTCACACCTTGGCGCTCTGCTGTATTCCAGATAGGTTCTCCGCCATAGAATTTTTGATCGTACTTCGCCTTTTCATTTCCCAATGAAAACGACTCTTTAAACTCTGGAGCATAAAATGAGTTATTCACAATCCCATGGTGATCAGGGTATAACCCTGTAGCCATACTATAATGATTCGGAAACGTTTTTGACGGAAAACAAGGAATCAACGAATTTGCCTTCACTCCCGATTGGGCTATTTTATCCAGATTTGGAGTGCTATATATTCTCGAATAATCCCAACGAAATGCATCCATAGAAACCAGCACAACATACTGATCTTGAGACAAAGCCTCTCCTGCAAAAAATAACCCAATAAAAAAGAATAGAATTTTCCTCATGGAATTGGTCTTTAATTCGATCCAAGGTAAAATATTTCGTCAGTAAAAGAAAATTTAAATGCTATTCATAAAAAAAGGTGGTCAAGCCACCTTCTCTTATTTTGATGCTTTTGAAAGCGCTTTTTCCAACTCCTTCAGAGCACGTTGTGCTTCCCTCAAAGAATCATCAGCAACCTTCTTCTTCTCTTTTCCCTTTTCTACATTCTTTATTCCTGTCTGAACTTTTTTATCTGCCTCCTTGAATTTTGCTTCCAGAGCCTTCATTTCGGCCTTATACCTCGTTTCCAACTCCTTTTTATCCTTCTTTGCAGAGGCAACATCATCCTTATCTTTACTGTTAAGCATTTTTTCAATTGGCTTAACTTCACTTTCAAACGACTTAATCAGCGACTTTTCCTCAGCCTGAAGTTCTTTGAGCTCCAGATTTCCCTCCTTCTGCATCTCCTTACCAACAGTAATTAAGCTGTCAGCCTGATCAACCTTCGCTTGCGCCTTGTCTACCTTTTCTTCGGCTAGCTTAACCTTATTTTCCATCATGGTTGCTTTATCAACTTTTTGAGCACTAGCGCTCAACGAAGTTGCAATCACAAATAGTGCTACCGCAGCAAAGGCCACCATCTTTGTCCAAAATAATCTCCTCATGATCAAGTGTGTGTTTGATTTATTCCCACCGCAAAATAGGAAAAATGAGAACTCATTGTTTCTCATTTTTCAAAAAATAGAAGTAAAGCGCAAGAATTTTACCCATGTTCGCTATCTCTAATATCATCAACACTAACCAACTTGTTGATAATAGCATATATTGTCAATCCCGAGATTGATTTAATCCCCAACTTTCTCGATATATTTTTCCTATGGGTAACAACCGTATGTGGAGAAATGAAGTTTTTGTCAGCGATTTCTTTACTCGATAACCCCAAAGCAACGTCCCTAATAATATCCTTCTCTCGAATAGTAAGTTCCTCGGTAGCATCATCACCTATACTTGCCCGCTTATCAGAAATTAAGGCTTCAAAACGCTGCTGTAATTCAGGTAACTGCTGCTGCACGCAAAGATACTCCACTCCCTCAACTAAACTTTGCGGTTTCTCGTTGTACATGCAAACAATCAGAATATTGTAGCAAAAGCATGCCCGTAGGATCGATTCCATGCATGAATTACTAAACAAATCTTCCCCCACAACCAGAATGTTAGGACGAATTCGAGCGACAGCCATAGCAACATCTTCTTCCGTAATTTCGGGTTGAATAATACTTTTATCGATCCCCTCTATTAATGATCGTACCCCCAGCTGCAGCAAATCTGGACTTAATAATGATATGACAGAGAAGCTCATTATTTCCTCCTTTTTAATTCCTCTTCCATCGCAACAACCTTAGGTATCAGCACTTTTTCTTCTATACGAGAATGATCATCAAGGTCGTTATTTAAATGGAATAGTTTTTCTAGAATATCAAATGCCAATATGCTATCGCTCTCTTGCGGAACGTACTTTACGATTAAATTTTTTAGATCATCAAGCTTTTCTTCAATGTTGGTGTGCTCCTGAAGAAAATCCGTAATAGTATACTCCTTAAATTTACGCGCCATTTCTACCGGAAATGCTTCCTCCTCAAAAGATTGCTCCACTGCCAAAGCGTACGGAAACATATACTCATCTTCCGCATAAAAATGCTTCTCCATTTCGCTTCTATACTCGTTAAAAAAGTTGCGAATCAAACCGTTATAGGAAGATGATTTTGTCTCGCTCGCATACAACTCAAACAGATTTGCCAACTCGGGGAGTTGCTCTAAAATATACGCCCTATGTGACCTTCTCAAATAGTTCACAATCTCTCCAACAGAGAAGGTAGTAAGATGCTCTTCTGGAAAGTAGTGCGGATCATTATAGGTATTCAGTATTGCTACAACAAAATCAGGATTAAGCCCGTTTTTTAAGGAAACCTCCCGCACAGTAGCATCTCCAAAACCTAAAGAAATCCCAATTTTATGAATAACCGATAAAAGATGGTGATTTAGATAAATCACCTCTGCCATTTTTGATGAACTTGAAATCATTTCCTTTATAAATTAGCAACAAATCAAGAGTTAGTATCAACATCAAAGCCTTTCAGAAGTTTATGCCTTCGTAAATAAAAAGCCTCCGTATTAAAATACGAAGGCTCATTTCTTGTGACTATTTTATTTCTGTCTGATATACACCTGAATAGGCACTCCCTTAAAATCAAAGTTTTCTCGAAGCTTATTTTCCAAAAATCGCTTGTAAGGATCCTTTACGTACTGTGGTAGGTTTGCAAAAAAGGCAAACGAAGGAGTAACAGTTGGAAGTTGCGTTACAAACTTGATCTTAATATACTTACCTTTAACTGCAGGAGCTGGATAGTCCTCCAATATTGGCTGAAAAAATTCATTTAAGCGGGCGGTTGGAATACGACGCTTGCGATTTTCATATACCTGCATCACAGATTGGATAACATCATACACGCGCTGCATTGTAATTACAGACGTAAATATGATTGGTACATCGTTAAATGGAGCCATCCGCTCTTTGATCATTTCGGTGTACTTCTTCATGGTATTGTTATCCTTCTCAACCAAATCCCACTTGTTTACAACAACAACAACCCCTTTTTTATTACGAACAATGAGGTTAAAGATGTTTAAGTCCTGATTTTCGATTCCTTGCGATGCATCCAACATAAGCACACATACATCCGAAGATTCGATGGTGCGAATGGAGCGCATTACAGAGTAAAACTCTATATCCTCATTTACCTTTCCCTTCTTCCGAAGTCCTGCTGTATCAATTAGGAAAAAGTCTTGACCAAACTTATTGTATCGCGATAAAATAGAGTCGCGGGTGGTTCCTGAAATGGGAGTAACAATATTGCGATCTTGCCCCAAAAGCGCATTAGCAATTGATGATTTCCCCACATTTGGACGGCCAACGATTGCAATTTTAGGAACATCCTCCTCGTCTTCTAGGTTTTCTTCTTTAGGCAGGTTATCAACAACCGCATCTAAAAGATCGCCTGTTCCGAAGCCGCTCATGGAAGAAACGCTATAAGGGTCGCCCAATCCTAGCCCATAAAATTCAGCAGAATAGTATGCACGATCGTTACTGTCCACCTTATTGGCAACTAAGAATACTTTTTTCCCAGACTTACGCAACAGCTGTGCAATCGCAGCGTCATAGTCTGTTATTCCGCCCATTACATCTACTACAAAGAGAATTACATCAGCCTCCTCAATGGCTAACTCCACCTGCTTGCGAATTTCTTCCTCGAAGATATCGTCAGAGTTTACGGTATATCCGCCCGTATCTATTACTGAAAAATCACGTCCATTCCAGTCGCACTTACCATAGTGGCGATCGCGAGTAACACCAGCAGTCTCATCGACTATGGCCTTACGCATTCCTACCAATCGGTTGAAAAGGGTCGACTTACCAACGTTGGGACGCCCTACTATTGCTACAATGTTTGCCATTTTACTTGCTTATATGCTGCTCATAGCAGCTATTTAGTCCTGTATATATCCAAAATTTTTCAAATCGCGCTCATTGTCGCGCCATTTGTCATTCACTTTTACAAAAAGCTCGAGAAAGACCTTTGTTCCTAAAAACGCCTCCATTTCCTTTCTAGCCTCCGTTCCAACTTTCTTCAGAGCGCTTCCCTGCTTACCTATTATTATCCCTTTCTGCGATTGGCGGGCAACATAGATAACTGCAGAAACACGCATTAACTTAGCATCCTCAACAAAGGATTCTATGACAACTTCGGTACAATAAGGTACTTCCTTATCGTAGTTTAGAAAAATTTTCTCCCGTATTATTTCTGATGCAAAGAAGCGTAATGGCTTATCTGTTAGCTGATCCTTTGGAAAAAAAGGAGGACCTTCTGGCAAGAGCTTCGTAATCGTACCCATTATGACATCGGTATTAAACTTTTCCTTCGCCGATGCAGGAATTATCATCGCTTCTGGCAGGCGCACCTTCCACTGCTCTACGATCTCCTCCAACTTTTCCTGAGTAGTCAAATCAACCTTGTTAATAATAAGGATAATTGGAGTGGCCGTCTTCTTAAGCCGCTCTACGTACTCTATGTTTTTATCCGCAGTTTCGACTACGTCAGTCACATATAAAAATACGTCTGCATCGGTGATAGCCGTATTTACGAACTTCATCATCGACTCCTGCAGCTTATAGTTCGGTTTCAGTATCCCAGGGGTGTCAGAAAACACAATTTGGTAGTCATCAGTATTCACCAAACCCATGATACGGTGACGGGTTGTTTGCGCCTTAGCCGTTATTATGGACAACCGTTCGCCTACCAGCTCGTTCATGAGCGTGCTCTTTCCCACGTTGGGATTACCTAGGATATTTACAAAGCCTGATCTATGAGACATTACGCGTATTTTAGGCTACAAAAGTACAACAAACAATCGGTTTAGTAAAGCTATTGTTTGGCCAAGCAACTTTTAGTAAAAAAAAGAAATAGCGCCATTATAAGATGTATAGGCGATAGCGAGGCCTGATTCTGTTCAATTTAACATTCACTTTTGTAGTTTGCAAAGGTTGATTTGATAACTATTTTTCGGTTTTAAAAAGATTTTTGTGATAATTTACCCATATAAATTGGATTGAAATAATAATTCATTACTTTTGACGCCATCATCGATGGTGATTTTTTTAGCTGACGGACTATGAATACAAAATACACTGAGCTCGCACAGAACGAGCTTGTAAAATACTTACAGAAACCCTCGTCGGAGTTTACCTGCGAGGATATCATCAAGTTTATCGAGGCAAATGGCATCGAGATGGTAAACTTTCGCTATGCTGCTGAAGACGGAAAGCTTAAAACGCTAAATTTCGTTATCAACAACAAGGAGTACTTAGAAACCATTCTTTGCCAAGGCGAAAGAGTTGATGGCTCAAGCCTTTTCTCCTTCATCGAAGCTGGCTCGAGCGATTTGTACGTGATCCCTAAATACCGAACTGCATTTGTTGATCCATTTGCGGAAGTGCCTACCTTGAACCTTATCTGCTCGTTCTACAACAGCGAAGGTCAACCTCTGGAAAGTTCTCCCGAGTACATGCTACGCAAAGCAGTTGACACCTTTAAGCAGGAAACTGGATATACCTTCAAGGCTCTTGGAGAGTTAGAGTACTACGTCATTACGGATGATGAAAAATTCTATCCTGGCGTTGACCAAAAAGGTTACCACGCATCTACTCCATATGCTAAATGGGAAATGCTCCGAGTTGAAGCATTAAGCTTGATTGCAAAGGCAGGCGGATTGGTGAAATACGGACACTCAGAAGTAGGCTGCTTCGTAAAGGATGGCATCTACTATGAGCAACAGGAGATCGAATTCCTTCCAACTCCAATTGAAGACGCAGCAGAACAGCTTATTGTTGCCAAATGGATTATCCGTATGCTTGGATACAAGTACGGTGTAACCATTAGCTTTGCCCCAAAAATTACAGTAGGAAAGGCTGGTAGCGGACTTCACGTCCACATGATGCTAGAAAAGGATGGCAAAAACCAGATGGTTAGCGAAAGTAAGCTTAGCGATACCGCTAAAAAAATGATCGCAGGTATTCTTGATATCGCCGACGCGCTAACAGCCTTTGGAAATACCATTCCAACCTCATACTTAAGGCTAGTGCCTCATCAAGAAGCCCCAACCAACATTTGCTGGGGAGATAGAAACCGCTCTGTACTCGTAAGAGTTCCTCTTGGAGGCATTGGTACCGAAAATATGGTTAAAGATGCAAATCCTAACGGTGCTCCTCTCAAACTAAATCGTGACAGCAAGCAAACTGTAGAGTTTAGAGCCCCAGATGGTTCTGCTGACATCTACCTGCTTATGACTGGCCTGGTTGTTGGATCATTGCATGGGCTACAAATGGAGAATGCGCTTGAAAAAGCAGAAAACCTTTACGTTGGCTGCAACATCTTTAGGGATGAGAACAAGCATATCCTAGAAAAGCTTGACCAACTTCCTGCATCATGCTGGGAATCTGCAGATAGGCTCAAAGCCAAACGTGAAGTTTTTGAAAAATACGGCATCTTCACAAAAGGATTGATTGACAATAAGATTAAGATTCTAAAATCACATAATGACGCCAAGTTGAGCGAAGTGCTCTATGGTAAAGAAGAACAAATTGCTGCTTTAGTCGATAAGTATTTGCATGTGATGTAATTAGTTGCTCTCTTCATTACACCGAGTACACTTAATGTTTAGGATTGACACTTTGTATTCTTAAATTTAATGCTCACAAGTTAAGGGAAAAGGTGTAAAATAGAAAAGCGCCCCGGGAGGGTCGCTTTTTTCTTTTTTATGGAGCCAACCGTTCGATAGTCCATATCCCATTATCCAACCGATACTGCATCCTATCATGTAACCTATTTTTTCTCCCCTGCCAAAATTCAATCAATGTCGGACTCAAAATATAACCACCCCAATTTTTAGGACGCTTTATTGGCTTATCGCGGAATTCCTCCTTAAAGTCAACCATTAAATCTTCAAGATAGCGCCTATTAGGAACCACCTGACTCTGAGGCGAAGCCCATGCCCCTATTTTACTCCCTTCGGGTCTGGTTTTAAAATAGGTGTCGGAATCCTTCTCCGATACTTTTTGAATTTTACCTTCAATGCGAACTTGACGCTCTAGCTCTGCCCAATAAAAGACCAATGCTCCGTAAGGATTCTGCAAGATATTCTTAGCCTTACGGCTTTCGTAGTTGGTAAAAAAGCCAAAACCATCCTCACTTACAGATTTAAGAAGAACAACTCTAGCCGAAGGTTTCCCTTCAAAAGTCGACGTTGCCAACGTCATCGCCGTTGGCTCCAAAACATCACGCTTAATGGCGTCCTGCAACCACACCTCGAATTGCTCAAAAGGATTTGAAATTATATTTGCTTCATCAAACTCCTGCTGCCCGTACTCCTTCCTTATATTAGCAATATTTCTTTTCATACAATAAAAATTTAACCAGCTGTCTAAAAGAATATCGAAACGATATTACCCTCCAGACAAGCACCCGCTAACAAAATAATCCACATTAATAATCTTGCTAAAAGACGGTTTCTGTGAGGTTTCACTAACACAAAAAAATGATGTTTGTTTAACAACCAAAGCTGTAAAACAAAAAAGGCAGCCTATAAAAGGCTGCCGAACCAAAAATTCTAA
This window contains:
- a CDS encoding glutamine synthetase family protein, giving the protein MNTKYTELAQNELVKYLQKPSSEFTCEDIIKFIEANGIEMVNFRYAAEDGKLKTLNFVINNKEYLETILCQGERVDGSSLFSFIEAGSSDLYVIPKYRTAFVDPFAEVPTLNLICSFYNSEGQPLESSPEYMLRKAVDTFKQETGYTFKALGELEYYVITDDEKFYPGVDQKGYHASTPYAKWEMLRVEALSLIAKAGGLVKYGHSEVGCFVKDGIYYEQQEIEFLPTPIEDAAEQLIVAKWIIRMLGYKYGVTISFAPKITVGKAGSGLHVHMMLEKDGKNQMVSESKLSDTAKKMIAGILDIADALTAFGNTIPTSYLRLVPHQEAPTNICWGDRNRSVLVRVPLGGIGTENMVKDANPNGAPLKLNRDSKQTVEFRAPDGSADIYLLMTGLVVGSLHGLQMENALEKAENLYVGCNIFRDENKHILEKLDQLPASCWESADRLKAKREVFEKYGIFTKGLIDNKIKILKSHNDAKLSEVLYGKEEQIAALVDKYLHVM
- the der gene encoding ribosome biogenesis GTPase Der, with the translated sequence MANIVAIVGRPNVGKSTLFNRLVGMRKAIVDETAGVTRDRHYGKCDWNGRDFSVIDTGGYTVNSDDIFEEEIRKQVELAIEEADVILFVVDVMGGITDYDAAIAQLLRKSGKKVFLVANKVDSNDRAYYSAEFYGLGLGDPYSVSSMSGFGTGDLLDAVVDNLPKEENLEDEEDVPKIAIVGRPNVGKSSIANALLGQDRNIVTPISGTTRDSILSRYNKFGQDFFLIDTAGLRKKGKVNEDIEFYSVMRSIRTIESSDVCVLMLDASQGIENQDLNIFNLIVRNKKGVVVVVNKWDLVEKDNNTMKKYTEMIKERMAPFNDVPIIFTSVITMQRVYDVIQSVMQVYENRKRRIPTARLNEFFQPILEDYPAPAVKGKYIKIKFVTQLPTVTPSFAFFANLPQYVKDPYKRFLENKLRENFDFKGVPIQVYIRQK
- the era gene encoding GTPase Era; the protein is MSHRSGFVNILGNPNVGKSTLMNELVGERLSIITAKAQTTRHRIMGLVNTDDYQIVFSDTPGILKPNYKLQESMMKFVNTAITDADVFLYVTDVVETADKNIEYVERLKKTATPIILIINKVDLTTQEKLEEIVEQWKVRLPEAMIIPASAKEKFNTDVIMGTITKLLPEGPPFFPKDQLTDKPLRFFASEIIREKIFLNYDKEVPYCTEVVIESFVEDAKLMRVSAVIYVARQSQKGIIIGKQGSALKKVGTEARKEMEAFLGTKVFLELFVKVNDKWRDNERDLKNFGYIQD
- the pdxH gene encoding pyridoxamine 5'-phosphate oxidase, translated to MKRNIANIRKEYGQQEFDEANIISNPFEQFEVWLQDAIKRDVLEPTAMTLATSTFEGKPSARVVLLKSVSEDGFGFFTNYESRKAKNILQNPYGALVFYWAELERQVRIEGKIQKVSEKDSDTYFKTRPEGSKIGAWASPQSQVVPNRRYLEDLMVDFKEEFRDKPIKRPKNWGGYILSPTLIEFWQGRKNRLHDRMQYRLDNGIWTIERLAP
- a CDS encoding hemerythrin domain-containing protein gives rise to the protein MISSSSKMAEVIYLNHHLLSVIHKIGISLGFGDATVREVSLKNGLNPDFVVAILNTYNDPHYFPEEHLTTFSVGEIVNYLRRSHRAYILEQLPELANLFELYASETKSSSYNGLIRNFFNEYRSEMEKHFYAEDEYMFPYALAVEQSFEEEAFPVEMARKFKEYTITDFLQEHTNIEEKLDDLKNLIVKYVPQESDSILAFDILEKLFHLNNDLDDHSRIEEKVLIPKVVAMEEELKRRK
- a CDS encoding response regulator transcription factor; translation: MSFSVISLLSPDLLQLGVRSLIEGIDKSIIQPEITEEDVAMAVARIRPNILVVGEDLFSNSCMESILRACFCYNILIVCMYNEKPQSLVEGVEYLCVQQQLPELQQRFEALISDKRASIGDDATEELTIREKDIIRDVALGLSSKEIADKNFISPHTVVTHRKNISRKLGIKSISGLTIYAIINKLVSVDDIRDSEHG
- a CDS encoding ectonucleotide pyrophosphatase/phosphodiesterase, with the translated sequence MRKILFFFIGLFFAGEALSQDQYVVLVSMDAFRWDYSRIYSTPNLDKIAQSGVKANSLIPCFPSKTFPNHYSMATGLYPDHHGIVNNSFYAPEFKESFSLGNEKAKYDQKFYGGEPIWNTAERQGVKAASFFWVGSEISINGRRPSIWKMYDANVPFSARIDSVVSWLRLPEKNRPHLVLLYFQEPDAISHKFGPISNQTKRQVEQLDSLMGVLRMKLKALPIGEKINLIIVSDHGMAPISHDMEVELSSGVKSEWVDEVQADNPAMNLSAKSQYYDSVFSALTRMEHIKVWKNKEIPARLNYGKNPRTLDFTVVADSLWSVTWKRRVGASGYNMGTHGYDPEYKAMHGIFYAEGPMFRKGIQTQSFENLNVYNIVSRILNILPAPNDGDPAVLEMVLKK
- a CDS encoding iron-sulfur cluster assembly protein, producing MDANRILEVEREIVELLKTVFDPEIPVNVYDLGLIYEIDVEADGYTTVRMTLTAPNCPMAEAVIQDVNDKVRMASGVSDVTVILTFDPPWDKSMMSEEAMLELGLL